One Brevibacillus choshinensis genomic window carries:
- a CDS encoding MFS transporter, which yields MSFMQLHPNIRIRIVTSFLTRVVGTMIFPFMAIYFSDKLGQAVAGLLLFANVCTQILMGFYGGYLADRWGRKRVMVYGEIAQCVAFVLMAAANSPLLDSAWLTFAMMLVQHASSGIIGPAADAMLIDVSTKENRTFMYSINYWAVNLSVAIGSVLGGIWFATHRFELILGLTAVSLLTLVMTVYFMEESYRPKTPGSAAKTNILKDVFTSYRPVMNDQRFLLFSLGGLLIFSLEFQTANYVAVRLANEFHTQTVHLGSLFSFELTGIKVFSLIQLENTLLVVLLSLLITKLVRPGREANALYAGAHFFIVGYTIISYSNTLLVIVIAMFFATLGELLHIPTRQTYLAQIIRDDARSSYMAVNGLVFQGAKLAGTIGISLGAILPPIAVSTLLFMMGITGLLLVRHVLLQLNQRPSLSFSHAKGAAD from the coding sequence ATGAGCTTTATGCAACTGCATCCCAATATCCGCATACGGATCGTGACTTCCTTTCTCACCAGGGTTGTCGGCACGATGATCTTTCCCTTCATGGCCATCTATTTCTCTGACAAACTCGGGCAGGCAGTCGCCGGTTTATTGCTTTTTGCCAATGTGTGCACACAGATTTTGATGGGATTCTACGGGGGTTACCTCGCTGATCGCTGGGGGAGAAAAAGAGTGATGGTGTACGGGGAGATCGCGCAGTGCGTGGCCTTTGTCCTCATGGCCGCAGCTAACTCCCCTTTGCTTGATTCTGCATGGCTTACATTCGCCATGATGCTCGTGCAGCATGCGAGCAGCGGAATAATCGGTCCTGCCGCTGATGCGATGCTCATCGACGTCAGCACCAAAGAGAACCGGACCTTCATGTACAGCATCAATTACTGGGCGGTAAATTTGTCGGTTGCCATCGGTTCCGTCCTCGGCGGGATCTGGTTTGCTACTCATCGCTTTGAGTTGATTTTGGGACTCACTGCTGTCAGTCTGCTCACGCTCGTAATGACCGTCTATTTCATGGAAGAGTCGTATCGGCCAAAGACTCCCGGCAGCGCAGCCAAAACTAACATCCTCAAGGATGTATTCACGAGCTACAGACCAGTGATGAATGACCAACGATTTTTATTGTTCTCCTTGGGGGGGTTGCTCATTTTCTCTCTCGAATTTCAGACTGCCAACTACGTCGCGGTGCGCCTCGCAAATGAGTTTCATACCCAAACCGTGCACTTGGGGAGCCTGTTCTCCTTTGAGCTGACAGGAATTAAAGTGTTCAGCCTGATCCAGCTGGAAAACACACTGCTGGTCGTACTCCTCTCGCTCTTGATCACCAAGCTGGTCCGTCCTGGACGGGAAGCAAATGCCCTCTATGCGGGTGCGCACTTCTTTATCGTCGGATACACGATCATCAGCTACAGCAACACGCTGCTGGTTATCGTCATCGCCATGTTCTTTGCTACGCTGGGTGAGCTGCTCCACATCCCTACCCGACAGACCTATCTCGCCCAAATCATCCGAGACGATGCCCGAAGCTCCTACATGGCAGTAAACGGTCTGGTATTCCAAGGCGCAAAGCTAGCCGGAACAATCGGGATCAGCCTTGGGGCCATCCTGCCTCCCATAGCGGTGTCGACCCTTCTGTTCATGATGGGGATCACAGGTCTTTTGCTGGTTCGCCACGTACTGCTGCAGCTGAATCAAAGGCCCTCCCTCTCCTTCTCACACGCAAAAGGAGCTGCCGATTAA
- a CDS encoding RNA-binding S4 domain-containing protein, with protein sequence MRLDKYLKVSRLIKRRTLAKEVCDKGRVEINDRQAKSSSNVKIGDRLAIRFGQKIVTVKVEDIKENPRKEEAASLYTVIGEVPVPRDEKEEDAYMKGQ encoded by the coding sequence ATGAGGCTGGACAAATATTTGAAAGTATCCCGTCTGATCAAACGCCGCACCTTGGCAAAAGAGGTTTGCGACAAAGGGCGCGTCGAGATCAACGACCGCCAGGCGAAATCCTCCAGCAACGTAAAGATCGGCGACAGGCTGGCGATCCGTTTCGGTCAAAAAATCGTGACGGTCAAAGTGGAGGACATCAAAGAAAACCCGCGCAAGGAAGAGGCGGCTTCGCTCTACACCGTGATTGGTGAAGTGCCTGTGCCGCGCGATGAAAAAGAAGAAGACGCCTACATGAAAGGCCAATGA
- a CDS encoding peptidylprolyl isomerase, which translates to MKRSVAVLSTAVLVMALLAGCGKADDKAQPQTPANQTEGSGQGNQAADANDPLVQFPKLTLPFTVEPNATIVEYQGGTMNGKEFEEFLRVINFMNPQQGGMIEAADDNALKAFAREYTATKIMAARADETMKKDSKELAEKTFEKIKNQYLGFIGKDEAKFTKLMEGQGVTKDMVVGQMALINDSINVLKKGIDDATLKKEYDSMDKASRTIASVRHILISTEKRKPEEALKLANDLEARLKKGEDFAKLAKEFTDDPGSKENGGLYADADVTQWVPEFKEAALTQQVGQVGPPVKTDYGYHIIKVESRKEKAFDEMKEQLRAHALEKAYDAFGKNELDKLITKYNLPKVNHPAPATK; encoded by the coding sequence ATGAAACGTTCTGTAGCCGTTCTGTCCACTGCTGTGCTCGTTATGGCACTCTTGGCGGGATGCGGAAAAGCAGATGACAAAGCTCAGCCTCAAACACCGGCAAATCAGACAGAAGGCAGCGGGCAAGGCAATCAGGCAGCGGACGCCAATGACCCATTGGTTCAGTTTCCCAAGCTGACTCTGCCGTTTACAGTAGAACCAAACGCGACCATTGTGGAATATCAAGGCGGCACCATGAACGGGAAAGAGTTTGAAGAGTTCCTGCGCGTCATCAACTTCATGAATCCGCAACAAGGCGGTATGATTGAAGCAGCCGACGATAACGCCTTGAAAGCTTTTGCTCGTGAATACACGGCGACCAAGATCATGGCTGCCCGTGCTGACGAGACCATGAAAAAAGATTCCAAGGAACTGGCAGAAAAAACGTTTGAAAAGATTAAAAATCAATACCTGGGCTTTATCGGAAAAGATGAAGCCAAGTTTACCAAGCTGATGGAAGGCCAAGGCGTCACGAAAGACATGGTAGTGGGCCAAATGGCTTTGATCAACGACTCCATCAACGTACTGAAAAAAGGCATCGATGATGCGACGCTGAAAAAAGAGTACGATAGCATGGATAAAGCGTCCCGTACCATTGCTTCTGTCCGTCACATCCTGATTTCGACCGAGAAACGCAAACCGGAAGAAGCACTGAAGCTGGCGAACGATCTGGAAGCTCGTCTGAAAAAAGGCGAAGACTTCGCGAAGCTTGCCAAAGAATTTACGGATGACCCAGGAAGCAAAGAAAATGGCGGCCTCTACGCTGACGCTGATGTCACGCAATGGGTGCCTGAGTTCAAGGAAGCGGCTCTGACTCAACAAGTGGGTCAAGTAGGACCTCCTGTGAAGACTGATTACGGTTACCACATCATCAAAGTGGAGAGCCGCAAGGAAAAGGCTTTTGATGAAATGAAGGAACAGCTCCGTGCACATGCATTGGAGAAGGCCTATGATGCCTTCGGTAAAAACGAGCTGGACAAGCTCATCACCAAGTACAACCTGCCGAAAGTCAATCACCCGGCTCCGGCAACCAAATAG
- a CDS encoding GDYXXLXY domain-containing protein, whose product MLALFVVVMFFRFMLEHYSESFYLIGLLAAAGIVWGAVEGIKWLRRQASQKDSKWVRVVQEAFTVLVTLVAATIGAVSLTGLLFLLADDDTVVYFLFFLSLIGILVPIFLEKKMNATVRYTLITMGCMIGIGASLYLEDYYWIVLLAALGLSWGITREIPAKLLTQFVFLLVLYVEAGDWGNTHDGVLAAIFVTQMAMYLLPRMPDALQNSSLIYALLSFLVLTESNRWGTAWSITVSLVYFALTTYLVYRTMHKKDRMSFGIAIGFWFAFLLMKYYDFLWSLLHKSLSLLLLSVVFFAVSYWLERSGKTEWGSEASPIFASKRLALLTIIVLQFALLGYQIWGSETILSQGRSIKLELAPVDPRSLLQGDYVQLRYTISTLDNEKIPDPDGKVRVVLRPEQNGLYEYSGYYEQDGVWNKAYQAQPDDVILNGHAIGSDRVEYGIESYFVPEGTGREVERKAKFAQVRVGKKGDALLEALSEH is encoded by the coding sequence ATGCTGGCCTTGTTTGTAGTGGTGATGTTTTTCAGGTTCATGCTTGAACATTATTCCGAGAGCTTCTACCTGATCGGGCTTCTGGCTGCTGCGGGGATCGTCTGGGGAGCCGTGGAGGGTATCAAATGGCTGCGAAGACAGGCGTCTCAGAAGGATAGCAAATGGGTCCGAGTCGTTCAGGAAGCATTCACGGTCCTCGTCACACTGGTGGCGGCGACGATCGGTGCTGTCTCGCTTACGGGGCTTCTGTTCCTTTTGGCTGATGATGATACGGTCGTCTATTTCCTGTTCTTCCTGTCGCTGATCGGCATCTTGGTACCCATCTTCCTAGAGAAGAAAATGAATGCGACAGTCCGCTACACGTTGATCACGATGGGGTGCATGATCGGAATCGGAGCGTCCTTGTATTTGGAGGATTATTACTGGATTGTGCTACTGGCGGCGCTGGGACTGTCTTGGGGAATCACCAGGGAAATTCCCGCCAAACTCCTGACTCAGTTTGTTTTTCTCCTCGTCTTGTACGTTGAGGCGGGTGATTGGGGCAATACCCATGACGGGGTGCTCGCAGCCATTTTCGTCACACAAATGGCGATGTACTTGCTTCCGCGAATGCCTGATGCCTTGCAAAACAGCTCGCTGATTTACGCTCTTCTCTCCTTTTTGGTACTTACGGAAAGCAATCGATGGGGAACCGCATGGAGCATCACGGTCAGCCTCGTCTATTTCGCCTTGACTACGTATCTGGTCTATCGCACCATGCACAAGAAGGATCGAATGAGCTTCGGGATTGCCATCGGCTTCTGGTTCGCCTTTTTGCTGATGAAGTACTACGACTTCCTTTGGAGTCTGCTGCACAAGTCGCTCAGCCTGCTCTTGCTCAGCGTCGTGTTTTTTGCGGTCAGCTATTGGCTGGAGCGATCGGGCAAAACCGAGTGGGGTTCCGAGGCCTCTCCGATATTCGCCTCGAAGCGACTGGCGCTGCTGACGATTATCGTGCTGCAGTTTGCGCTGCTCGGCTACCAGATCTGGGGCAGTGAAACCATTCTCTCGCAAGGTCGTTCCATCAAGCTGGAGCTTGCTCCGGTTGATCCTCGCTCGCTTTTGCAAGGAGATTATGTGCAGCTACGCTACACCATTTCGACACTCGACAATGAAAAAATACCGGATCCGGACGGAAAAGTACGAGTTGTCCTGCGTCCTGAGCAGAACGGACTGTACGAATACAGCGGATACTACGAGCAGGACGGTGTCTGGAACAAGGCTTATCAGGCACAACCTGACGATGTCATCTTGAACGGACATGCAATCGGATCCGATCGGGTCGAGTACGGCATCGAAAGCTATTTCGTCCCTGAAGGAACCGGACGTGAGGTTGAGCGCAAGGCGAAATTTGCGCAAGTTCGGGTAGGGAAAAAGGGAGATGCACTCCTGGAGGCATTGTCCGAACACTAG
- the mazG gene encoding nucleoside triphosphate pyrophosphohydrolase: MEANQYIITVVGLGAGDLDQLPYGIYRTLKQAAHLYLRTQEHPVVAELAAENISYSSFDAIYEQHESFEDVYTDIVEKLFVSAEQQGAIVYAVPGHPLVAERTVQLLLEQGPDRGVRIEIGGGQSFIDPLFARLKIDPIEGFSLLDGTALKADQVSPGLHTIIAQVYDAFVASDVKLTLMEVLPDDFLVTVATAVGVAGQECVETVPLYELDRLDHFGNLSLVYVPPARDERISYRQFSYLKDIVAVLRSPEGCPWDREQTHQSIRKNLIEETYEVLETIDDEDPDAMCEELGDLLMQIMLHSQMASEDGYFTVDDVVATLNEKLIRRHPHVFGEKNANDSEEALANWQEIKAQEKAAKGIDTTVQSQLAGIPRDLPALMYAYKLQKKAAQVGFDWDDVADVYGKVEEEYRELREAAVEERAGELGDLLFAVVNLARFLKLDPEEALALTNNKFKQRFSYIEDKLREAGKSFEDTDLKEMDQWWEEAKQHGKRRG; encoded by the coding sequence TTGGAAGCTAACCAATACATCATCACCGTGGTCGGTTTGGGAGCCGGAGATCTCGACCAACTGCCCTATGGGATATATCGGACGCTGAAACAGGCTGCCCATCTCTATTTGCGCACGCAGGAGCACCCGGTCGTCGCAGAGCTCGCCGCAGAGAACATCAGCTACTCGTCCTTTGACGCCATTTACGAGCAACATGAATCTTTCGAAGACGTGTACACCGATATCGTGGAAAAGCTGTTCGTCAGTGCCGAGCAACAAGGAGCGATCGTGTATGCGGTACCGGGCCACCCTCTGGTAGCAGAGCGCACGGTGCAGCTATTGCTGGAGCAAGGACCTGATCGCGGAGTGCGAATCGAAATCGGGGGTGGGCAAAGCTTCATCGACCCCCTGTTTGCCCGTTTGAAGATCGATCCGATCGAAGGATTCTCTCTGCTCGACGGCACGGCTTTGAAAGCGGATCAGGTGTCGCCGGGCCTGCATACCATCATTGCGCAGGTGTATGACGCGTTTGTCGCATCGGATGTCAAACTGACGCTGATGGAAGTCCTGCCGGATGATTTTCTCGTGACGGTTGCGACTGCAGTGGGAGTCGCCGGTCAGGAGTGCGTTGAGACCGTCCCGCTGTACGAGCTCGATCGCCTGGATCATTTCGGCAATTTGTCGCTCGTCTATGTGCCGCCTGCTCGCGACGAGCGCATCTCTTATCGACAATTCTCCTATCTCAAGGACATCGTGGCGGTTCTGCGAAGTCCGGAGGGTTGTCCGTGGGATCGGGAACAGACCCATCAGAGCATCCGCAAAAATCTGATCGAGGAAACGTATGAAGTGCTGGAAACGATCGATGATGAAGATCCGGATGCCATGTGCGAGGAGCTGGGGGATCTGTTGATGCAGATCATGCTGCATTCCCAAATGGCATCGGAGGATGGATATTTTACTGTCGATGATGTGGTAGCGACTCTGAATGAAAAGCTGATCCGTCGACATCCACACGTATTCGGTGAAAAGAATGCCAACGATTCCGAGGAAGCATTGGCCAATTGGCAAGAGATCAAAGCCCAGGAGAAGGCGGCCAAAGGAATCGATACGACGGTCCAATCCCAGCTCGCCGGTATTCCCCGTGACCTGCCTGCCCTGATGTACGCCTACAAGCTGCAGAAAAAGGCTGCTCAGGTCGGATTTGATTGGGACGATGTAGCCGATGTCTATGGCAAGGTGGAGGAAGAGTACCGAGAGCTGCGCGAGGCTGCAGTAGAAGAGCGTGCAGGCGAGCTGGGGGATCTTCTGTTTGCGGTCGTCAATCTGGCCCGTTTTCTGAAGCTCGATCCCGAAGAAGCATTGGCCTTGACCAACAATAAGTTCAAGCAGCGGTTTTCCTATATTGAAGACAAACTCCGCGAGGCTGGCAAATCCTTTGAGGATACTGATCTGAAAGAGATGGATCAGTGGTGGGAAGAGGCCAAGCAGCACGGAAAAAGGAGAGGATAG
- a CDS encoding putative polysaccharide biosynthesis protein yields the protein MGREKASVQFVKGAAILGVAGLVSKLLGAVYRIPYQNIAGDIGLYVYMQVYPLYTTLLILATAGFPIAISKIVSERVAVGDAIGARRAFRVASIALVILGLFFFLLLYGGAPLVAQFMGDEHLTTPLRAVAWSLPLVPMAAILRGYFQGHQNMMPTGVSQVIEQLIRVIFILLSAFWAMNVYQDAYLAGTGAVFAAFPGGVAAVLVLLWYWQKDKQVRLVEAKQEQSAGVAEWTNRQVLRSLLYYALPICMGALVLPLIPLVDSVTVVNMLQWSGMQEDLAKLAKGAFDRGQPLIQFGTFFATSLSLALVPAISEAVAQRQTQLIESRSEIAIRLTFLLGLPASFGLALLAEPINVMLYGDNSGTEALAVQSFTIVFATLSIASAGILQGLGRVMRPARNLFIGVLVKLVLNLALVPVWGITGAALSTVIAYLVAMGLNVLAVKKYTGAQIGIRQTVLKPLISVLVMSVVVLVVEWGATALLGNMPGPERLFHTVIGLVAVGCGALVYLLALLKTGGLTRTDIQFLPKGRQIASLLTRLRLLPK from the coding sequence ATGGGTAGGGAAAAAGCATCTGTACAATTTGTGAAAGGCGCCGCGATTCTCGGGGTTGCCGGTCTTGTCTCCAAGCTGCTTGGCGCCGTATACCGCATTCCGTATCAGAATATTGCCGGTGACATCGGTCTGTATGTATACATGCAAGTTTACCCGCTGTATACCACGCTGCTCATTTTGGCGACAGCGGGTTTTCCGATTGCCATTTCCAAGATTGTCTCTGAACGCGTAGCGGTAGGCGATGCGATTGGGGCGCGTCGAGCATTTCGCGTTGCCAGCATTGCGCTGGTGATACTCGGTTTGTTTTTCTTCTTATTGTTGTATGGCGGAGCGCCGCTTGTTGCCCAATTCATGGGAGATGAGCATTTGACCACGCCGCTCCGGGCAGTAGCCTGGTCGCTGCCGCTAGTACCGATGGCAGCGATTCTGAGGGGATATTTCCAAGGCCATCAGAATATGATGCCCACAGGCGTATCGCAAGTGATCGAGCAATTGATCCGGGTCATTTTCATCCTCTTGTCGGCTTTCTGGGCGATGAACGTGTATCAGGATGCATATCTGGCAGGGACTGGCGCCGTATTTGCCGCTTTTCCAGGAGGTGTAGCGGCCGTTCTCGTACTGCTGTGGTATTGGCAAAAGGACAAGCAGGTACGATTGGTGGAAGCGAAACAGGAGCAGTCGGCTGGCGTTGCTGAATGGACCAACCGTCAAGTTCTTCGCAGTCTTTTGTATTATGCGCTGCCGATCTGCATGGGCGCCCTCGTTCTGCCGCTGATTCCACTGGTGGATTCGGTGACAGTCGTGAACATGCTGCAGTGGAGCGGGATGCAGGAAGACCTCGCCAAGCTGGCCAAGGGAGCATTTGACCGTGGACAGCCGCTGATTCAGTTCGGCACGTTTTTTGCGACCTCCCTTTCTTTGGCTTTGGTGCCAGCGATCAGTGAAGCTGTCGCGCAGCGTCAAACCCAGCTGATCGAAAGCCGCTCGGAGATCGCGATCCGCTTGACCTTTTTGCTGGGGCTCCCCGCGTCGTTTGGACTTGCCCTGCTGGCCGAGCCGATCAACGTGATGCTCTATGGCGATAATAGCGGTACGGAAGCACTCGCTGTACAATCCTTTACGATTGTCTTTGCCACGTTGAGTATTGCCAGCGCGGGAATATTGCAGGGGTTGGGACGCGTCATGCGGCCGGCGCGCAATCTCTTTATCGGCGTATTGGTCAAGCTCGTGTTGAATCTGGCGCTAGTTCCAGTCTGGGGAATTACCGGTGCTGCCTTATCGACCGTAATCGCCTATCTGGTAGCGATGGGACTCAACGTGCTGGCTGTGAAGAAGTACACCGGCGCGCAAATCGGCATTCGCCAAACGGTGTTGAAACCACTCATCTCCGTCCTGGTCATGTCTGTGGTTGTCCTGGTAGTCGAATGGGGGGCAACCGCCCTGCTCGGGAACATGCCTGGTCCAGAGCGGCTGTTCCACACGGTGATCGGACTGGTGGCTGTCGGTTGCGGAGCGCTTGTCTACTTGCTTGCCCTTCTCAAGACAGGCGGGCTGACACGCACGGATATTCAGTTTTTACCGAAAGGCAGACAGATTGCTTCGCTGCTCACGAGACTGCGACTGCTGCCAAAATAA
- the spoVT gene encoding stage V sporulation protein T, with the protein MKATGIVRRIDDLGRVVIPKEIRRTLRIREGDPLEIFVDRDGEVILKKYSPIGELGDFAKEYADSLYESMNHTVLISDRDSVIAVAGASKKEYLEKPIGSIVEKCLEERKTRLEKNAGSYEICRDMNETYGSFVVAPIVAGGDPIGSVILLNKNESTKMSDLEMKMSETAAGFLAKQMEQ; encoded by the coding sequence ATGAAAGCAACTGGTATCGTTCGTCGAATTGACGACCTCGGTCGGGTCGTGATTCCTAAGGAGATTCGTCGTACACTGCGCATTCGTGAAGGCGACCCGCTGGAGATCTTTGTAGATCGTGATGGAGAAGTCATTCTCAAGAAGTACTCGCCTATTGGAGAGTTGGGAGACTTCGCAAAAGAATACGCTGACTCTCTGTACGAGAGCATGAATCATACCGTATTGATTTCAGACCGAGACAGTGTAATAGCCGTTGCGGGAGCATCCAAGAAAGAGTATCTCGAGAAGCCGATTGGAAGTATTGTTGAGAAATGCCTGGAAGAGCGCAAAACTCGACTGGAGAAGAATGCAGGCTCCTATGAGATTTGCCGCGATATGAATGAGACGTACGGCTCTTTCGTTGTGGCTCCGATCGTGGCTGGAGGAGATCCGATCGGTTCGGTGATCCTGCTCAACAAAAACGAGTCCACCAAGATGAGTGATTTGGAAATGAAAATGTCGGAAACGGCTGCAGGTTTCCTGGCAAAACAGATGGAGCAGTAG